A window of Capsicum annuum cultivar UCD-10X-F1 unplaced genomic scaffold, UCD10Xv1.1 ctg71055, whole genome shotgun sequence genomic DNA:
ttgttgatttttatttggattgaGTTGATAATATTGATGAGAGTGGTAAAGAATTAAAGCTGCAATCACTTCattcttctttcatgttattcaTTGAATCAAATTTTTTAAACAACTTTGGCTGTGAACTGCAAGTAAGTCTTCCATGTGAAAGAACTTAACAGCTTTTCTTGCAACAACTTGTATGACCCAAAATAAGTAAACTTCCTCCTCAACGCTAACAGAATCAAATGGCTCAACCAAAAATGAACTTGAAATCATCAGAACTGTAGCTAACTCATCGCGTGAGTTGGAAAAAAGTTTAGAGCATATCGACTGCATCCACACGACTATAGCAGGACAGAACACGTAAGTTACTTTATGTGGATATTCAGGCCGGTACATACGACTCGAGCATCAGTTGAGTTGGGGTAGGCGATCTGATCTCGACAATCAAGTATGTGAACTTCCACTGCTTATCCACCTTGTCTTGAAACATCTCTGTATAAACCTTGCCAGCTCCATGTGGTCCGCGAATATAAAAATTGACCTACAtacaatcataatcatataattggCAACCTAAGTATTCAACATCTGCAAACTTGAGCCGGTGAAGTATCAAAAGATGggaatcaccaaaaaaaaaagaggtaagTCACCTCAACATGCTCAACTCCGTCTTCGTCGGTCCATATCCTATTGGGGATGCGTTGGCGTGCAGCACGACTTCTACTCTCTGATCCATAGCCTGTTACAGGAGATCCAATTCTTGCCTTAACCTGGATGGCAAACACATGCAACTGATCAGTTCAAAGTACAACCAGgatcaaaatacataagaatCCGATTGGTCACGCTTAGTGCTGTGACGTATGAACTCTATCTACTCGTATAACTCAATAAGACAGAAAAGTCCACCTCAGATGGTACTTAGGAAATAAGATCTTTAAGTGCAACCTCGCAGTATTCAGTCTACAACTCAATCTCAAAATTATAGGCAGTAAATTCACGGTAAGGACAATAGGGGCAAAGAACATACTTGACCGTCATTTTGAACCCTCTCGAGACCTTTATTGAAAATTTTGTACCTACAACACAAAATTACTTTATACTAGATTGAAAACAAGAACACAAGTTCTCTGTCAACCTATTTAGAATGTAAATGCAACCCTTACTCTTTTGGCTGAAAAATGAGTTCCTTAAAAACTCCATATGCAGCAGCACCAGCAACTGCAAGTCCCGCAAGAATGATAAGACTATAGGAAGCTCCCTCAGTAAACGTCACAGGCTTCTCTGGGATATTGTAGGTAGGAGCATCAAATGGATCCTCAAAAGTAGACACATCCTTTCGAGCCTGTACAAGTAGGACAAGAAACAGAAGGTTGGTTGTCATTGATTTGAGAAAGACAATTCACTGTTATATCAGGACCAATAATCTACTGAATACAGTTTCTTGTCTGAAACATATGTTTAACATTATACTCCTGTCAGAAATTAAGATAGCACTGCTTTGTGGCATAGGAATGAGTTCGACTTCATCACTAACTGTAAACATTTCACTGAGGGTAGGCTTCTTCAGTACATACGTCAATCTACCTAACTAAAGtaataattttttcacaagttGGAATTGACAagctt
This region includes:
- the LOC124894181 gene encoding probable mitochondrial import inner membrane translocase subunit TIM21; its protein translation is MLPVHDLKLLIKSFSSSHVSICSWVCSSSVLSLIMMYLQELVRARISAYASNPTAKVIDEPAGIPALYRNQRSTQCLMTFRSPFQLVNTAGVNPQSSCFARSFASKASRSTQKQSEARKDVSTFEDPFDAPTYNIPEKPVTFTEGASYSLIILAGLAVAGAAAYGVFKELIFQPKEYKIFNKGLERVQNDGQVKARIGSPVTGYGSESRSRAARQRIPNRIWTDEDGVEHVEVNFYIRGPHGAGKVYTEMFQDKVDKQWKFTYLIVEIRSPTPTQLMLESYVPA